The Synechocystis sp. PCC 6714 genome includes the window TGCGGGCCTACAACTATACTGAGTACGCCAAGATTAGCTATAAGGTGATTCAAGAAACCGTCAAGGATTTCCTCGAACCCGATGAGGTGGCCATGGTATTGCCAGCGCTGAAGTTGGACCACACTATCCTCAGCAGTTAGTCCACTGGTTTTAGTCCATTGTTTAGGTCATTCATGGGTGCAATTTATTCCGTTAATTTGGTTAATCCAGCTACGGGCAGTAATGTCACCATTGAGGTGGCGGAGGATGAGTTAATTCTCGAAGCGGCGGAAAATCAGGGGATAGATTTGCCCTATTCCTGTCGGGCTGCTTCCTGTGTGGCCTGTGCGGGTCTGTTGCTGGAGGGAACTATTGAGCATACGGATAAGGGGTCTGATTTCCTCAAACCGGAGGAATTGGCGGCGGGCTGTGTCTTGCTCTGTGCGGCCTATGCCACTTCCAACTGCAAAATTCTGACCCACCAAGAGGAAGCTTTGTTTGGTTAATCCCTTCCATTATCCATTGCACCCCGGCGGAATTCTTCTCCAGAATGCCCAAGCTGTTCAAACTAAGTGGATGAATTGTCGATGAGTTTTATTCGTTCTAGCAATCTCTGTTCTGCCCATTGTCGGCAAAGGAATGAGGATCATTATGGAAAATCAAGTTAATGAACAAGCGGTAACTACCCAACCCGATGCCGTCCCCACGGCGGGCTACAGTTCTGGGATCTGGGACGGTTTATCGGCCATAGCGTTAATTGGGGGGGCGATCGCCAGTGTTGTCACCAACAGTGCAGCGGCGGGGGTCATTCCAGTGGCGGCGGGGGTCGGACTCCATCTGTTTAACCGTAAGCAATTGGAACAGCATTTACTGGCGAGTCAACAGGCTTCAGCGGCCCAGATTGTCCAGTTAGTCAATCAAAATCAAGCTAGTCTACAGGAATATCTACAAAGATTCCATGGGGATATTCAAACTTCCCTGGGGCAACAGCAACGGGCGATCGCCGCGAACCAGGAGAATTTGACCGGAGCTTTAGCGGCTCTCCAGAGGGAATTGGAAGCTTTTCAAGCGGCCGCGGAGCAAACCCACACTGGTTTGGATAGTAAACATCAGGATTTGCTGACCGTAGTCGCCGAGCTACGCACCATGGAAAGTTGCACCCAAAGCATTGCCGCCTATGCCCACGCTGACGCTTATTACCAAAGGGGTCTCAGCCATTACCGTTTGGAGGATTGGAGTGAAGCGGTGCGGGATTGTACCGAAGCCATCCGCCTTAAAGGGGATTTGGCCGGTGCTTTTCATTACCGCGGCATGGCCTATGCCCGTCTGGATAACCGCAAGCAGGCCACCGATGATCTGCGCCAGGCCTACAAGCTTTATTTTGACCAGGGAGACCTGGATAATTATGAAGTTGCCCGGGCTTTGCATAAGCAATACTATGAGGGCCCACTAGAGGAGATAGAGTCGGAAACTCTCTCCGTGGCTGCCCACACCGACAGCGTTGGCCATGAAGCCTACATTGCCGAGCCGAGCCGAGAAATTAAGCCCCTATTGGTGGAGGAGAGTGAAACCACTGCGGCCAACTTATTTGGCTAAGGGTTGATATTTAGGCCCGTCCCCAAACACCTTTGACATTGCCTCCAAGACAACAACAACAGCAATAATCGCCTAGGACAAGGGTAAGATGGAGTTACTCTTTGTCCCGGGCGTGTTTTCTATGGTAAAGACTGCCGGTGTGGCGGTTATGCCGCTGTTTCCCCGCTCCCAATATAGAATTCTTGGACAAATTGGACAGGGGCAATTCGGGCGGGTTTATTGTGCCATCCATCGGGCCACGGGTAGAATGTGTGCTCTGAAGGATTTAGAACATCGGGTATTTCCCACCAATAAGTTTTTGCGGGAACTGTGCTACCTAGTCACCCTGCGCCATGCCAATATTGTGGCCTGCCACGGTCTGGAGTACCATCCCGGGGGGAGATATTTGGTGATGGATTATTGTGAGGGGGGCACCCTGCGGGACATCATTGATGGGGATGGAGATTTATGTTTAGTGGGCAAAATCGACCTAGTGCGACAGATTTTACTAGGTTTGGAACAGGCCCATCAGCGCAACATTGTCCACTGTGACCTCAAACCAGACAATATTCTTCTAATTCCCCGCACAGATGGTTGGCAAGTGAAGGTGTCGGATTTTGGCATTGCTCAGCTGACGGAAAATACGGGCAATCCCAATTTCGGCAAAGGTTACACTGGTTCACCGGCCTATATGGCCCCCGAACGTTTTTACGGCAAGTTTTCCATCGCCTCTGACATTTACTCGGTGGGAATTTTACTGTACGAACTAATTGTTGGCGATCGCCCCTTTTCCGGATTTCCCAAAGCGTTGCAGGTGGCCCATTTAAATGCACGCTTAACATTATCGGCGGACTTTCCCCCCCTAATTGCCCCCATTGTCCAAAGGGCTCTGGAAAAACTGCCCCAACGACGGTTCCCCAACGCAGCGGCCATGGCCCATGCCATAGAAACAGCTCAAAAAGAAACATTACAGAAAGATTTCCCCCCTGGCAAAGGCTATCTTTACCATTGCATTGCCCCACCTCCCGTAGCTTTTACAGTTACGTTCAAACACAGCACTCCTCTGTTATTTCCTGTCACCCATTTAAGGCAGGAAGGATTTTGGTTATACCTGGGCAATGGTGCTGAACTATACCTCTGGGAATATGGCGATGGCAATTTTAACCACCACCCTTCACCCCGATGGTCGTTGGGGCTACCGGGAACCATTACTAATTTTGAAGTAGAGGAAGACCAAATCAGTCTGATGCTCCAGGGGCCAGAATCAGCCCAGTGGCAGTTTTTCCAATGGCGTGAAACTCTGCTCAGTGCCATTTCCCTACCCAAACCCCACATTAATTTCCAAGCAAATCGTTTACTGGCCAACGTTAGTCCCGGCGGCAAAACCCTAGCTGTGGTGACGGCCGATCAGCAAGGGGAAAAAAGTTATTTGCAAATCTGGAGGACTGACCTGAGGGCACCAGTGGCGTCGGCAGTGACCATCCCTTGGGCTTCCGAGTTGCTAATTTTGGATCAAAACCATGGCTTATTGGTGCAATTAAAGCAAAGTTCCGGCAACCATCACAGTGTTTTTTTCCTATTTAATCGAAGAGGTTCTGTTTTTCCCGCCTTTAGGCTTTCCTTTTGGGTTTCCCGGTTGGCGGTTAATCGCTACTCCCGGAACCATCTTTTTGGTTTAACTCCTAACTCCAGTCAAACGGGAGTTCTGATTCGTCTGCAACCCCTCAAGGTCAATCGCATTGCCCTAAATCTTCAACCCCAATTTATCGAGCCCTTTCCCTGGGGTTATTTGCTGGCCGATCGCCGAGGGCGGGTGGCTCTTTTGGATTATGAAGGCTTTTTGTTTGGTAACTTTGACCTCGGAGAAACCATCACGGCGGTCACCCCCATAGACCGCTATCTTTGTTTAATCGCCACTTGGCAAGGGGGCCAGGGGAATTTACATCTACTGGATTTAGGTGCTGAGGTGGAGGGCGTTATCCGCCAACGTCAGGAAAGGCGCTAAGATGGCAGATTGTAACCATTGTTACCAAGAAAAGTTATCTTTGCCCTTTTGCGATTTATGAAAATGCCTAAAACGCTTAAACCTAGTTTGCTGTTGTCCATGGTGGTCATCGCTTGCTTGGTTAGTGTCACCGGTTGCGGTGGTACTGGTAATCGGGGGGAAGAAGGCCAACAAAACCAACAGAATACGCCGCCGCAGAACGTTAGAACGACAAATGATGGCAATAATACTAACTCTAACCAAAATGATGACGGTGACAATGAAGACAATGGGGATAACGAAGGTGACGACAACGATGATAATGACGGGGATAATCGGGATGATTAAAACAGCTTTGCCAACATTACCCCAGTGAATATTCTCTTCATCAGCAACGGCCACGGGGAAGACCTCAACGCTGGCTTGATTATCGATGCACTGCAACGGCGATCGCCGGAGTTTAATTTATTTGCCCTACCCTTAGTGGGGGAAGGTAAGGCATACCAACACAGAGGAATTCCTCTCATTGCTCCAACCCAGCCTCTGCCTTCCGGGGGGCTAATTTACACTGGCTGGCGGACCTGGTGGCGGGATATTGTTGGTGGTCTGGTGGCATTAACCATCAAACAAATACAGGCTCTAATCAAACAAAAAGAGCAGTTTGATTTAATTGTGGCGATCGGTGACATTGTCCCCCTGGCCTTTGCCCGTTTGAGTGGTAAACCCTACCTCAGTTTTTTGGTGGCTAATTCCAGTTATTACGAAGGTCGCTTACCTCTGCCATTCACCGTGGCCTGGTGCCTAAAATCCCCCCATTGTCTGGGGGCGATCGCCAAAGACCATTTAACCGCTGAGGATTTAGGTCAACGGGGGATCAACATCCGTTGTTTGGGTTACCCGATTATGGATGCTCTACAACCGACGGCCCATCAATTGGAACGGCAAAATAAAACCCTCATTGCCCTTTTACCCGGTAGTCGAGTGCCGGAAGCTTTAAATAATTTGAGCCAATTGTTGCCCCTATGCGTAGCCATTGCCCAGGAAAAAACGGTGGATTTTTGGGCCGCCCTAGTGCCGGCGATAACGGTGGGTCATTTGCAAATCCTAGCTGAGAATCAAGGTTGGCAATGCCACGGCGATCGCCTAGAACGGGGTAAATGTACGATCCATCTATCCTGGCATCAGTTTGCCGACATTTTGCATCAGGCGGATTTAGTGTTGGGCATGGCGGGGACAGCGGTGGAACAAGCAGTGGGTTTAGGTAAACCAGTATTGCAAATTCCCGGCCAAGGTCCTCAATTTACCTACGGTTTTGCCGAAGCCCAAATGCGACTACTGGGTTATTCGGTCACCACCGTTGGCAAAAGTCCCCAAGAACCAGGCTTAATCAATAAAGCCAGTCAAAAAGCCCTGGAAATTCTCGCAGATCCCCATTATCAACAGCAATGTTGGCATAACGGGCAAGAACGCATTGGCCCCCCCGGTGGCTCCCAGGCGATCGCCGATTATATTGCCACAACCGCCGCAACCATTGTCAGCAAAGGATAGTATGGCCTGGGAATGTCCAGCATCCGGAAGACCGATTCAGGAAAAGTCTCTCCTTTAACAACCGGAAAATACCTAGGAGGATTAGGATGAAAGCATCTAGGCCAATTTTCATCGTCCCCCCTACGTATGAGCATCTACGATCAGAATCCGGATCAATCCCTAGCCAGAATCGAAGCCCTAGAAAAAGAATTGGCCACCCTCAAAGCCAATCACAATACCCTGGATATCCAAAATAAAATTCTGAAGGGTTTTATTTCCCTCACCAACGTTTCGGCGGGGAGGATGTTAATCAAAGCCACGTTGCAAAAAACCCTGGAAGCCTCCATCCGACAAACCGGAGCCCAGCTAGGCAGTCTTTTTTTGCTCGATGAGGATGGAAGAGTAACAGAAAGCATTTTGGCCCGGGGAGCGACGGATCAAACCCAGAAAAAAACCATTGTTGGCCAAGTACTGGATAAAGGTTTAGCGGGTTGGGTCAGGGAAAATAAAAGAACGGGATTAATCACCGATACTACCAAGGATTACCGTTGGCTAAAACTGCCGGACGAACCCTACAATGCCCTTTCTGCCCTGGGGGTTCCCATTGTCTGGGGAGAAGAATTGTTGGGCATTTTAACCCTAATGCATTCCCAAGCGGATCATTTCACCCCCGCTAGCGCCACCGCGATGGAGAAAACAGCGGAGTTGATTGCCCTTGTGTTGAATAACGCCCGCATTCAAACAAAACACAAACAGAATGAGACATTAATCCAACAGGAAGATGATCTATTAAATCAAGTTATTCATTGGTTTCCCAGCATTATTTTTGTTTTAGATAATCAGGGAGTATTACTCAAATGTGGCGGTAAATATCTAGCTCAAATTGGTCTGGATGCCAAAGAAAGTGTTGGTAAATCAATTTATTATTTGTTACCTGAAGCCAACGAATTAAAAAATTTGATCAGCCATGCCCTAGCCAATAACGTCATCGAATCAGTTAGTGTACAACTAGAAAGAAAAGACTACGGCACTTGGTTTTACGATGCTTGGTTTTCCCCTATTACCGATGGCCAAGGCCAAGTTGTTCATGTTGTTTGCATCCTTTTACCCGCTTAGATTTTTCATAAATGAACATGATCGAAATAGATGTTGATAGGTTTTGCCAATAATGAAAATCATGAGAAATACTCGGTTAT containing:
- a CDS encoding 2Fe-2S iron-sulfur cluster-binding protein, producing MGAIYSVNLVNPATGSNVTIEVAEDELILEAAENQGIDLPYSCRAASCVACAGLLLEGTIEHTDKGSDFLKPEELAAGCVLLCAAYATSNCKILTHQEEALFG
- a CDS encoding tetratricopeptide repeat protein, translated to MENQVNEQAVTTQPDAVPTAGYSSGIWDGLSAIALIGGAIASVVTNSAAAGVIPVAAGVGLHLFNRKQLEQHLLASQQASAAQIVQLVNQNQASLQEYLQRFHGDIQTSLGQQQRAIAANQENLTGALAALQRELEAFQAAAEQTHTGLDSKHQDLLTVVAELRTMESCTQSIAAYAHADAYYQRGLSHYRLEDWSEAVRDCTEAIRLKGDLAGAFHYRGMAYARLDNRKQATDDLRQAYKLYFDQGDLDNYEVARALHKQYYEGPLEEIESETLSVAAHTDSVGHEAYIAEPSREIKPLLVEESETTAANLFG
- a CDS encoding serine/threonine-protein kinase, translated to MVKTAGVAVMPLFPRSQYRILGQIGQGQFGRVYCAIHRATGRMCALKDLEHRVFPTNKFLRELCYLVTLRHANIVACHGLEYHPGGRYLVMDYCEGGTLRDIIDGDGDLCLVGKIDLVRQILLGLEQAHQRNIVHCDLKPDNILLIPRTDGWQVKVSDFGIAQLTENTGNPNFGKGYTGSPAYMAPERFYGKFSIASDIYSVGILLYELIVGDRPFSGFPKALQVAHLNARLTLSADFPPLIAPIVQRALEKLPQRRFPNAAAMAHAIETAQKETLQKDFPPGKGYLYHCIAPPPVAFTVTFKHSTPLLFPVTHLRQEGFWLYLGNGAELYLWEYGDGNFNHHPSPRWSLGLPGTITNFEVEEDQISLMLQGPESAQWQFFQWRETLLSAISLPKPHINFQANRLLANVSPGGKTLAVVTADQQGEKSYLQIWRTDLRAPVASAVTIPWASELLILDQNHGLLVQLKQSSGNHHSVFFLFNRRGSVFPAFRLSFWVSRLAVNRYSRNHLFGLTPNSSQTGVLIRLQPLKVNRIALNLQPQFIEPFPWGYLLADRRGRVALLDYEGFLFGNFDLGETITAVTPIDRYLCLIATWQGGQGNLHLLDLGAEVEGVIRQRQERR
- a CDS encoding lipid-A-disaccharide synthase-related protein, with amino-acid sequence MNILFISNGHGEDLNAGLIIDALQRRSPEFNLFALPLVGEGKAYQHRGIPLIAPTQPLPSGGLIYTGWRTWWRDIVGGLVALTIKQIQALIKQKEQFDLIVAIGDIVPLAFARLSGKPYLSFLVANSSYYEGRLPLPFTVAWCLKSPHCLGAIAKDHLTAEDLGQRGINIRCLGYPIMDALQPTAHQLERQNKTLIALLPGSRVPEALNNLSQLLPLCVAIAQEKTVDFWAALVPAITVGHLQILAENQGWQCHGDRLERGKCTIHLSWHQFADILHQADLVLGMAGTAVEQAVGLGKPVLQIPGQGPQFTYGFAEAQMRLLGYSVTTVGKSPQEPGLINKASQKALEILADPHYQQQCWHNGQERIGPPGGSQAIADYIATTAATIVSKG
- a CDS encoding GAF domain-containing protein, which codes for MSIYDQNPDQSLARIEALEKELATLKANHNTLDIQNKILKGFISLTNVSAGRMLIKATLQKTLEASIRQTGAQLGSLFLLDEDGRVTESILARGATDQTQKKTIVGQVLDKGLAGWVRENKRTGLITDTTKDYRWLKLPDEPYNALSALGVPIVWGEELLGILTLMHSQADHFTPASATAMEKTAELIALVLNNARIQTKHKQNETLIQQEDDLLNQVIHWFPSIIFVLDNQGVLLKCGGKYLAQIGLDAKESVGKSIYYLLPEANELKNLISHALANNVIESVSVQLERKDYGTWFYDAWFSPITDGQGQVVHVVCILLPA